From the Micromonospora lupini genome, one window contains:
- a CDS encoding beta-ketoacyl synthase N-terminal-like domain-containing protein, producing the protein MSGPRAVVTGIGVVAPSGVGVDAHWRTVLAGTRRTGPITLFDPSGYPTRFGGEVPDFTAGSYADSRQLVQTDRWTHLGFAATRLALTDAGLPERAPDPYGYAMTLASSSGGNLFGQRELQRLWSGTSRTVGAYQSIAWFYAASVGQLSIHHQFKGPSGVLVAETAGGLDSLAHAARAVRRGTPVVIAGATECPLSPYALACQLRSGLLSDVADPERAYRPFDASASGYLPAEGGAVFVVEELGHALARGARIYGEVSGWGATHDAAHTTADSAGDPAQYARAMRLALDRAGVAAAGIDVVLPDALGVPRYDRSEAEALRAVFADRPPPVTTQKPLTGRAHQGGSALDVATALLAFAHDTLPASAGPDRVADGCELDFLREHRRPRSRLALVCARGFDGFNSALVLRGAAPTRGETP; encoded by the coding sequence GTGAGCGGCCCCCGGGCGGTCGTCACCGGCATCGGTGTGGTCGCGCCCAGCGGCGTGGGCGTGGACGCGCACTGGCGTACCGTGCTGGCCGGCACCCGGCGCACCGGGCCGATCACCCTTTTCGACCCGTCCGGCTACCCGACCCGCTTCGGCGGCGAGGTCCCCGACTTCACCGCCGGCTCGTACGCCGACAGCCGGCAACTGGTGCAGACCGACAGGTGGACGCACCTCGGCTTCGCCGCCACCCGGCTGGCGCTCACCGACGCCGGCCTGCCCGAGCGGGCGCCCGACCCGTACGGCTACGCCATGACCCTGGCCAGCTCGTCCGGGGGCAACCTGTTCGGCCAGCGGGAGCTGCAACGGCTGTGGAGCGGGACGTCGCGGACCGTCGGGGCGTACCAGTCGATCGCCTGGTTCTACGCGGCAAGCGTCGGACAGCTGTCCATCCACCACCAGTTCAAGGGACCGAGCGGGGTGCTTGTCGCGGAGACGGCCGGCGGGCTGGACAGCCTCGCGCACGCCGCCCGCGCGGTACGCCGGGGCACGCCCGTGGTGATCGCCGGGGCGACCGAGTGTCCGCTGAGCCCGTACGCCCTGGCCTGTCAACTGCGCTCCGGTCTGCTCAGCGACGTCGCCGACCCGGAGCGCGCGTACCGGCCGTTCGACGCGTCGGCAAGCGGCTACCTGCCGGCCGAGGGGGGAGCGGTGTTCGTGGTGGAGGAGCTGGGGCACGCCCTGGCGCGGGGCGCCCGGATCTACGGCGAGGTGAGCGGCTGGGGCGCCACCCACGACGCCGCGCACACCACTGCCGACAGCGCCGGCGACCCGGCCCAGTACGCCCGCGCGATGCGACTGGCCCTGGACCGGGCGGGCGTCGCGGCGGCCGGAATCGACGTGGTGCTGCCGGACGCTCTCGGTGTGCCCCGCTACGACCGCAGCGAGGCCGAGGCGCTGCGCGCCGTGTTCGCCGACCGGCCGCCGCCGGTGACCACCCAGAAGCCGCTGACCGGCCGGGCGCACCAGGGCGGCTCGGCGTTGGACGTGGCCACCGCCCTGCTCGCGTTCGCGCACGACACGCTGCCCGCGTCCGCCGGCCCGGACCGGGTGGCCGACGGGTGCGAGCTGGACTTTCTGCGGGAGCACCGTCGGCCGCGCAGCCGGCTCGCGCTGGTCTGCGCGCGGGGCTTCGACGGGTTCAACAGCGCGCTGGTCCTGCGGGGGGCCGCGCCGACGAGGGGAGAGACGCCATGA